A stretch of Vannielia litorea DNA encodes these proteins:
- the rpoC gene encoding DNA-directed RNA polymerase subunit beta': MNQELTNNPFNPLTPPKVFDEIKVSLASPERILSWSFGEIKKPETINYRTFKPERDGLFCARIFGPIKDYECLCGKYKRMKYRGVVCEKCGVEVTLQKVRRERMGHIELAAPVAHIWFLKSLPSRIGLMLDMTLRDLERILYFENYVVIEPGLTDLTYGQLMTEEEYMDAQDAYGMDAFSANIGAEAIREMLAQIDLESEAEQLRADLKEATGELKPKKIIKRLKIVESFLESGNRPEWMVLTVIPVIPPELRPLVPLDGGRFATSDLNDLYRRVINRNNRLKRLIELRAPDIIIRNEKRMLQESVDALFDNGRRGRTITGANKRPLKSLSDMLKGKQGRFRQNLLGKRVDFSGRSVIVTGPELKLHQCGLPKKMALELFKPFIYSRLEAKGLSSTVKQAKKLVEKERPEVWDILDEVIREHPVLLNRAPTLHRLGIQAFEPILIEGKAIQLHPLVCSAFNADFDGDQMAVHVPLSLEAQLEARVLMMSTNNVLSPANGAPIIVPSQDMILGLYYITMEREGMKGEGMIFGSVEEVEHALNAGEVHLHAKIKARVKQIDDEGNEVYRRFDTTPGRVRLGALLPLNTKAPFDLVNRLLRKKEVQQVIDTVYRYCGQKESVIFCDQIMSMGFKEAFRAGISFGKDDMVIPDNKWTIVDDTREQVKDFEQQYMDGLITQGEKYNKVVDAWSKCNDRVTDAMMETISAAKKDENGAEAEPNSVYMMAHSGARGSVTQMKQLGGMRGLMAKPSGEIIETPIISNFKEGLTVLEYFNSTHGARKGLSDTALKTANSGYLTRRLVDVAQDCIIRQHDCGTERAITAAAAVNDGEVVSSLAERILGRVAAEDIIHPGTEEVLVARNELIDERKADIVEQANVATVRMRSPLTCEAEEGVCAMCYGRDLARGTMVNTGEAVGIIAAQSIGEPGTQLTMRTFHIGGVAQGGQQSFQEASQEGTVELRNANLLKNEAGEQIVMGRNMQLAIIDENGTERASHKVTYGTKVFVTDGQKVARGDKLYEWDPYTLPIIAEKAGTAKFVDLTTGIAVKDETDDATGMTQKIVIDWRTAPKGNELKPEILIVGEDGEPVRNDAGNPVTYPMSVDAILSVEDQQEVKAGDVVARIPREGAKTKDITGGLPRVAELFEARRPKDHAIIAEIDGYVKFGRDYKNKRRIAIVPGDESLEPVEYMVPKGKHIPVQEGDFVQKGDYIMDGNPAPHDILSIMGVEALAEYMIDEVQDVYRLQGVKINDKHIEVIVRQMLQKWEILDSGDTTLLKGEHVDKAEFDAANEKAVKKGGREAQGEPILLGITKASLQTRSFVSAASFQETTRVLTEAAVQGKRDKLVGLKENIIVGRLIPAGTGGATQKVRRIATERDQKVIDARQAEAEAAAALAAPMDDDIVGGGEFDTLVETPESR; the protein is encoded by the coding sequence ATGAACCAGGAACTGACGAACAACCCGTTCAACCCGCTCACCCCGCCGAAGGTGTTTGACGAGATCAAGGTCTCGCTCGCCTCGCCCGAGCGGATTCTCTCTTGGTCTTTCGGTGAGATCAAGAAACCCGAGACGATCAACTACCGGACGTTCAAGCCCGAGCGCGACGGCCTGTTCTGCGCCCGGATCTTCGGGCCGATCAAGGACTACGAGTGCCTCTGCGGCAAGTACAAGCGGATGAAGTATCGCGGCGTCGTCTGCGAGAAATGCGGCGTGGAAGTCACGCTGCAGAAGGTCCGCCGCGAGCGCATGGGCCACATCGAGCTGGCCGCGCCGGTCGCGCACATCTGGTTTCTGAAGTCGCTCCCCTCCCGGATCGGCCTCATGCTGGACATGACCCTGCGTGACCTCGAGCGGATCCTCTACTTCGAGAACTACGTCGTCATCGAGCCGGGCCTCACCGATCTCACCTACGGTCAGCTGATGACCGAAGAAGAGTACATGGACGCCCAGGACGCCTACGGCATGGACGCCTTCTCGGCGAACATCGGTGCCGAGGCGATCCGCGAGATGCTGGCCCAGATCGACCTCGAGTCCGAGGCCGAGCAGCTGCGCGCCGACCTCAAGGAGGCCACCGGCGAGCTGAAGCCCAAGAAGATCATCAAGCGTCTGAAGATCGTCGAGAGCTTCCTGGAATCGGGCAACCGCCCCGAGTGGATGGTGCTCACCGTGATCCCGGTGATCCCGCCCGAGCTGCGCCCGCTGGTGCCGCTGGACGGTGGCCGCTTCGCGACCTCCGACCTGAACGACCTCTACCGCCGGGTCATCAACCGGAACAACCGTCTGAAGCGCCTGATCGAGCTGCGCGCGCCCGACATCATCATCCGCAACGAGAAGCGGATGCTGCAGGAGTCGGTCGATGCGCTCTTCGACAACGGTCGCCGTGGACGCACCATCACCGGGGCCAACAAGCGCCCGCTGAAATCGCTCTCGGACATGCTCAAGGGCAAGCAGGGCCGGTTCCGCCAGAACCTTCTCGGCAAGCGCGTGGACTTCTCGGGCCGTTCGGTCATCGTGACCGGCCCCGAGCTGAAGCTGCACCAGTGCGGCCTCCCGAAGAAGATGGCGCTCGAGCTGTTCAAGCCCTTCATCTACTCGCGGCTGGAGGCCAAGGGCCTCTCCAGCACCGTGAAGCAGGCGAAGAAGCTGGTGGAAAAGGAGCGCCCCGAGGTGTGGGACATCCTCGACGAGGTGATCCGCGAGCACCCGGTTCTGCTGAACCGCGCGCCCACGCTGCACCGCCTCGGGATCCAGGCCTTCGAGCCGATCCTGATCGAAGGCAAGGCGATCCAGCTGCACCCGCTCGTCTGCTCGGCGTTCAACGCCGACTTCGACGGTGACCAGATGGCCGTGCACGTGCCGCTCTCGCTGGAAGCCCAGCTGGAAGCCCGCGTTCTGATGATGTCCACGAACAACGTGCTGTCGCCCGCCAACGGCGCGCCGATCATCGTGCCGTCGCAGGACATGATCCTTGGTCTCTATTACATCACGATGGAGCGCGAGGGCATGAAGGGCGAAGGCATGATCTTCGGCTCGGTCGAGGAAGTGGAGCACGCGCTGAACGCCGGCGAGGTGCATCTGCACGCCAAGATCAAGGCCCGCGTGAAGCAGATCGACGACGAGGGCAACGAGGTTTACCGGCGGTTCGACACCACGCCGGGCCGCGTGCGCCTCGGCGCGCTGCTGCCGCTCAACACCAAGGCCCCGTTCGACCTGGTCAACCGCCTCCTCCGCAAGAAGGAAGTGCAGCAGGTCATCGATACCGTCTACCGCTACTGCGGCCAGAAGGAATCGGTCATCTTCTGCGACCAGATCATGAGCATGGGCTTCAAGGAGGCCTTCCGCGCCGGCATCAGCTTCGGCAAGGACGACATGGTGATCCCCGACAACAAGTGGACCATCGTGGACGACACCCGCGAGCAGGTGAAGGACTTCGAGCAGCAGTACATGGACGGCCTGATCACCCAGGGCGAAAAGTACAACAAGGTGGTCGATGCCTGGTCGAAGTGTAACGACCGGGTCACCGACGCCATGATGGAGACCATCTCTGCCGCCAAGAAGGACGAGAACGGTGCCGAAGCGGAGCCGAACTCGGTGTACATGATGGCCCACTCCGGTGCCCGGGGTTCGGTCACGCAGATGAAGCAGCTCGGCGGGATGCGCGGCCTGATGGCCAAGCCCTCGGGCGAGATCATCGAGACGCCGATCATCTCGAACTTCAAGGAAGGCCTGACCGTGCTGGAGTACTTCAACTCCACCCACGGCGCCCGGAAGGGTCTGTCGGACACCGCTCTGAAGACGGCGAACTCGGGCTACCTGACCCGCCGCCTGGTGGACGTGGCGCAGGACTGCATCATCCGTCAGCACGACTGCGGCACCGAGCGGGCGATCACCGCTGCCGCCGCCGTCAACGACGGCGAGGTGGTGAGTTCGCTGGCCGAGCGCATCCTGGGCCGTGTCGCGGCCGAGGATATCATCCATCCCGGCACCGAAGAGGTGCTGGTGGCGCGCAACGAGCTGATCGACGAGCGCAAGGCCGACATCGTCGAGCAGGCCAATGTCGCCACCGTGCGCATGCGGTCGCCGCTGACCTGCGAGGCGGAAGAGGGCGTTTGCGCCATGTGCTACGGGCGCGACCTTGCCCGCGGCACCATGGTCAACACCGGCGAGGCCGTCGGCATCATCGCCGCCCAGTCGATCGGTGAGCCCGGCACCCAGCTGACCATGCGGACCTTCCACATCGGCGGTGTGGCCCAGGGTGGCCAGCAGTCGTTCCAGGAAGCCTCGCAGGAAGGCACCGTCGAGCTGCGCAACGCCAACCTCCTCAAGAACGAGGCGGGCGAGCAGATCGTCATGGGCCGCAACATGCAGCTCGCGATCATCGACGAGAACGGCACCGAGCGCGCCAGCCACAAGGTGACCTACGGCACCAAGGTCTTCGTGACCGACGGGCAGAAGGTTGCTCGCGGCGACAAGCTCTACGAATGGGACCCCTACACCCTGCCGATCATCGCCGAGAAGGCCGGTACCGCCAAGTTCGTCGACCTCACCACCGGCATCGCCGTGAAGGACGAGACCGACGATGCCACCGGCATGACCCAGAAGATCGTGATCGACTGGCGGACTGCGCCGAAGGGCAACGAGCTGAAGCCCGAGATCCTGATCGTGGGCGAGGATGGCGAGCCGGTCCGCAACGATGCGGGCAACCCGGTGACCTATCCGATGTCGGTGGACGCCATCCTGTCGGTCGAGGACCAGCAGGAGGTGAAGGCCGGTGACGTTGTGGCGCGTATCCCGCGGGAAGGCGCAAAGACGAAGGACATCACCGGCGGTCTGCCGCGTGTGGCCGAACTCTTCGAAGCCCGCCGCCCCAAGGACCACGCGATCATCGCCGAGATCGACGGCTACGTGAAGTTCGGCCGCGACTACAAGAACAAGCGCCGTATCGCGATTGTTCCTGGCGACGAGAGCCTGGAGCCGGTGGAGTACATGGTGCCCAAGGGCAAGCACATCCCGGTGCAGGAAGGCGACTTCGTGCAGAAGGGTGACTACATCATGGACGGCAACCCGGCGCCGCATGACATCCTGAGCATCATGGGTGTCGAGGCTCTGGCCGAGTACATGATCGACGAGGTGCAGGACGTCTATCGCCTTCAGGGCGTGAAGATCAACGACAAGCACATCGAGGTCATCGTCCGGCAGATGCTCCAGAAGTGGGAGATCCTCGACAGCGGCGACACCACGCTGCTGAAGGGCGAACACGTGGACAAGGCCGAGTTCGACGCCGCCAACGAGAAGGCTGTGAAGAAGGGGGGCCGCGAGGCCCAGGGCGAGCCGATCCTGCTCGGGATCACCAAGGCTTCGCTCCAGACCCGCAGCTTTGTCTCGGCCGCGTCGTTCCAGGAAACGACCCGCGTGCTCACCGAGGCCGCCGTTCAGGGCAAGCGCGACAAGCTCGTGGGCCTGAAGGAGAACATCATCGTGGGCCGCCTGATCCCGGCGGGCACCGGTGGTGCGACCCAGAAGGTGCGCCGCATCGCCACCGAGCGCGACCAGAAGGTGATCGACGCGCGCCAGGCCGAGGCGGAAGCCGCGGCCGCGCTGGCCGCGCCGATGGACGACGACATCGTGGGTGGCGGCGAGTTCGACACCCTGGTGGAGACGCCCGAGAGCCGGTAA
- a CDS encoding ATP-dependent DNA ligase, which yields MKQFATLYARVDESTRTTTKVAALADYLASAPDTDRLWTIALFTGRRPKRVISTTRLRLWAAEVAGLPDWLFDESYHVVGDLAETISLVLPEPAAPQEHSLTHWIETLQHLSTLDDDARRAGIIAAWDALVPDQRFLFTKLLTGGFRVGVSARLMTRALAQVTGQDETTLTHKLMGNWTPQTTTWDALIEAEDPMADLSRPFPFYLAHPVDDPQDLGPPAEWHAERKWDGIRGQVILRGGEHHIWSRGEDLMTDRFPELAGLRDHLPEGTVIDGEILAFAKEAPLNFNALQKRIGRKTVPKKLLTEAPVILMAYDLLEHDGQDIRQTPFEQRRAALTNLLTDVPAEAPIRLSPEVPFQSWETLAAERATSRDHSAEGLMIKRRASPYLSGRKRGDWWKWKIDPLTIDAVMIYAQPGSGRRANLFTDYTFAVWNGNELTPFTKAYSGLTDAEFRKITAWVRKNTQAKFGPVRQVTPHHVFEIAFEGIQASPRHKSGVALRFPRMLRWRTDKPASEANTLADLKEMLATYG from the coding sequence ATGAAACAGTTCGCAACCCTCTACGCCCGTGTGGACGAGAGCACCAGGACCACCACCAAGGTCGCCGCGCTGGCCGACTACCTTGCCAGCGCCCCCGACACCGACCGCCTGTGGACCATCGCCCTCTTCACCGGCCGCCGCCCCAAGCGTGTGATCTCCACCACCAGGCTGCGCCTCTGGGCAGCGGAGGTTGCCGGCCTGCCCGACTGGCTCTTCGACGAGAGCTATCACGTCGTCGGCGACCTCGCCGAAACCATCAGCCTCGTCCTGCCCGAGCCGGCCGCCCCGCAGGAGCACAGCCTGACCCACTGGATCGAGACGCTGCAACACCTCTCGACGCTGGACGACGACGCGCGCCGGGCTGGCATCATCGCCGCATGGGATGCGCTGGTGCCCGATCAACGCTTCCTGTTCACCAAGTTGCTGACAGGTGGCTTCCGCGTCGGGGTCAGCGCCAGGCTCATGACGCGGGCTCTGGCGCAGGTGACGGGGCAGGACGAGACCACGCTGACCCACAAGCTCATGGGCAACTGGACCCCGCAAACCACCACCTGGGACGCCCTGATCGAGGCGGAAGACCCGATGGCCGACCTCTCCCGCCCCTTCCCCTTCTACCTGGCGCACCCGGTCGATGATCCGCAGGATCTGGGCCCCCCGGCCGAGTGGCACGCCGAGCGCAAGTGGGATGGCATCCGCGGGCAAGTCATCCTGCGCGGCGGCGAGCATCACATCTGGTCGCGGGGCGAAGACCTGATGACCGATCGCTTCCCCGAACTGGCCGGGCTGCGCGATCACCTGCCCGAGGGCACCGTGATCGACGGCGAGATCCTCGCCTTTGCCAAGGAGGCTCCGCTCAACTTCAACGCCCTGCAAAAGCGGATCGGGCGCAAGACCGTGCCGAAGAAGCTGCTCACCGAGGCCCCGGTCATCCTGATGGCCTACGACCTCCTGGAGCACGACGGGCAGGACATCCGCCAGACCCCCTTCGAGCAGCGCCGGGCCGCGCTCACTAACCTGCTGACCGATGTCCCCGCCGAGGCCCCCATCCGGCTCTCCCCCGAGGTACCGTTCCAAAGCTGGGAGACCCTCGCCGCCGAACGCGCCACCTCCCGCGACCACAGTGCCGAAGGCCTGATGATCAAGCGCCGCGCCAGCCCCTACCTTTCGGGGCGCAAGCGCGGCGACTGGTGGAAATGGAAGATCGACCCGCTGACCATCGACGCGGTGATGATCTACGCCCAGCCGGGCAGCGGGCGGCGGGCCAACCTCTTCACCGACTACACCTTCGCGGTCTGGAACGGCAACGAGCTCACCCCTTTCACCAAGGCCTACTCCGGCCTGACCGACGCCGAGTTTCGCAAGATCACCGCCTGGGTGCGCAAGAACACGCAAGCCAAGTTCGGCCCCGTGCGGCAGGTGACGCCCCACCACGTCTTCGAGATCGCCTTCGAGGGCATCCAGGCCTCGCCGCGCCACAAGTCCGGTGTCGCCCTGCGGTTTCCGCGCATGCTGCGCTGGCGCACCGACAAGCCCGCCTCGGAGGCGAACACGCTCGCCGACCTGAAGGAGATGCTGGCGACCTACGGCTAG
- a CDS encoding ligase-associated DNA damage response exonuclease, which produces MSDVLTFTESGIYCPAGDFHIDPWRPVPRALITHGHSDHARPDMGRYLATEAAAPVMRHRLGEAARIDTIAYGETRRIGEAAVSFHPAGHVPGSAQIRVEVKGQVWVASGDYKTVDDGLSEPFEPVRCHAFITESTFGLPVFKWTPQDILAQQLNAWWAANAAAGRPSILEAYALGKAQRLMRSVDPSIGPILTVTAVENTNAVLRAQGTALPDTTQITEDVSDTSHPGALIIATPGSTSQNWARRFRNGASAFASGWMALRGVRRRRGTDRGFIVSDHADWEGLNAAIASTGAERVFVTHGYTGPFARYLAEQGYDAHVVSSDYGGEDAEEAG; this is translated from the coding sequence GTGAGCGATGTTCTGACCTTTACCGAGAGCGGCATTTATTGCCCCGCCGGCGACTTCCACATCGACCCGTGGCGCCCCGTGCCCCGGGCGCTGATCACCCACGGCCATTCCGACCATGCCCGCCCCGACATGGGGCGCTACCTCGCCACCGAGGCTGCGGCACCTGTCATGCGCCACCGGCTCGGCGAGGCGGCCCGGATCGACACCATCGCCTACGGAGAGACGCGCCGGATCGGCGAGGCGGCCGTGTCGTTCCACCCGGCGGGCCATGTGCCGGGATCGGCCCAGATCAGGGTCGAGGTCAAGGGGCAGGTCTGGGTCGCGTCCGGCGACTACAAGACGGTGGATGACGGGTTGTCCGAACCCTTCGAGCCCGTGCGCTGCCATGCCTTCATCACCGAAAGCACCTTCGGCCTGCCGGTCTTCAAATGGACCCCGCAAGACATCCTCGCACAACAGCTCAACGCGTGGTGGGCGGCCAATGCGGCGGCCGGGCGGCCCTCGATCCTCGAAGCCTACGCCCTCGGCAAGGCGCAGCGGCTGATGCGCAGCGTGGACCCGAGCATCGGCCCGATCCTGACCGTCACCGCCGTGGAGAACACCAACGCCGTCCTGCGCGCACAGGGCACCGCCCTGCCCGACACCACCCAGATCACCGAGGATGTCTCCGACACGTCGCACCCCGGCGCGCTCATCATCGCCACGCCGGGCAGCACCAGCCAGAACTGGGCGCGGCGGTTTCGCAACGGGGCCTCCGCCTTTGCCTCGGGCTGGATGGCCCTGCGTGGCGTGCGCCGGCGACGCGGCACCGATCGCGGCTTCATCGTGTCGGATCACGCCGACTGGGAGGGGCTGAATGCCGCCATTGCGAGCACCGGCGCCGAGCGCGTCTTCGTCACCCACGGCTACACCGGGCCCTTCGCGCGGTACCTGGCCGAACAGGGCTATGACGCGCATGTGGTGTCGAGCGACTACGGCGGCGAGGATGCGGAGGAGGCCGGATGA
- a CDS encoding DksA/TraR family C4-type zinc finger protein codes for MAGGWAKDGAVSEQIEASISDELQRMRARGGPQGESLTHCAECEEEIPEKRRLAIPGVKLCIDCQQERDGRYEARGGINRRGSKDSQLK; via the coding sequence ATGGCCGGTGGATGGGCGAAGGACGGGGCGGTGAGCGAGCAGATCGAGGCCTCGATCAGCGACGAGCTTCAGCGGATGCGGGCGAGGGGCGGCCCGCAGGGCGAGAGCCTGACCCATTGCGCCGAATGCGAGGAGGAGATCCCCGAGAAGCGGCGGCTGGCGATTCCGGGCGTGAAGCTCTGCATCGACTGCCAGCAGGAGCGCGATGGGCGCTACGAGGCGCGGGGCGGCATCAACCGGCGCGGCTCGAAGGACAGCCAGCTGAAGTAA